The Streptomyces sp. NBC_00224 genome has a window encoding:
- a CDS encoding amino acid adenylation domain-containing protein — protein MLPLSASQEIVWLHEQMQPGSRAYNFTAALDLWGPLDTEALHEGLGATLARHPGLRLELVALPGSVPGQRVAQQCRPRLHAVDLTGKEDPEAAFQDLLRAEAETPLDTFEAPLIRWTLARLAEHHHRLVHVEHHLIHDGHSFAILLDDVFRVYRARVMGETLTLPPAPSYADHVQAQTETAYAPESLDFWQAELRDQPHDLPLTGLARPGARRRHHGGQLRQTIGADLAERLREHTRERGLTPFATLLGLFAELLRRHSGRSRMVIGTAVGNRPLGYEDAVGMFVNTIPLPLALDAAAPAQDTMDDVTDTLIRALPHQDVPVQELTRALGLHTSGADNPLFSVMFSAHDAPLPEIDLPGLDITLFEGFNTGTTRFDLDVVLLPDDRRGVTPRHGAPGMTLVWDYDADLFGEDVARLLSGRFLDLLRAYLDTPQAPLADLAPAAVEAAAEAVPVPAGRDLLDPVAAHHPSLPALLCGARRVTYGELDGRVASLAERLRAAGITPGLPVAVVLPRGADSVVALLACLRTGAVYCPLSPADPPARIALLVERLAPALVLIGEGGPALPDSLPTARIDAPVLPRAHTADVLPATTYVIHTSGSTGTPKPVAVGRAALEHHLTAMADRFALSSADRVLMFAQPSFDVALEEVLPTLHAGACLVVPEHEVPTGPELAELLAAARVTVANLPTSYFLSTREELRPALRDESWAPRLLVLGGERLPAETLRGILADTDATVLNAYGVTEAAISSTVHEISRDALTEGAEIPLGTELPGERVHVLDAYHRPLPVGGVGELAIAGPGLAEGYPGNPEVTAARFIAVDALGGQRVYLTGDLGYRGLDGLLYFLGRRDNQVKLRGHRIELEEIEAAASAALGGRSCAVVLDRDSPAAPRLVGFFEDGADLSDVDEKALHTELSHRLPGPLVPARWARLQTMPTLAGGKPDRTVLARRAAALDPVAPAAPETETASGHEQAAAVPDDPMTALLVNGWREVLGHSRFDTASHFFHIGGHSLLAAELAAWLEPHLGTRPPLKVLFRNPVLADQADALAATAPASTES, from the coding sequence ATGCTTCCGCTCTCCGCCTCGCAGGAGATCGTCTGGCTGCACGAACAGATGCAGCCCGGCAGCCGTGCCTACAACTTCACCGCCGCACTCGACCTGTGGGGCCCCCTGGACACCGAGGCCCTGCACGAGGGCCTTGGCGCCACCCTGGCCCGCCACCCCGGCCTGCGGCTCGAACTCGTCGCCCTGCCCGGTTCCGTACCCGGGCAGCGGGTCGCCCAGCAGTGCCGACCCAGGCTGCACGCCGTCGACCTCACCGGAAAGGAAGACCCCGAGGCGGCCTTCCAGGACCTGCTGCGCGCCGAGGCCGAGACACCGCTCGACACCTTCGAGGCGCCGCTGATCCGCTGGACGCTGGCGCGGCTCGCCGAGCACCACCACCGGCTCGTCCACGTCGAGCACCATCTGATCCACGACGGGCACTCCTTCGCGATCCTGCTCGACGACGTCTTCCGCGTCTACCGCGCCCGCGTCATGGGCGAAACCCTCACGCTCCCGCCCGCCCCCTCGTACGCGGACCACGTCCAGGCCCAGACCGAGACCGCCTACGCTCCCGAGTCCCTGGACTTCTGGCAGGCCGAACTGCGCGACCAGCCCCACGACTTGCCGCTGACCGGCCTCGCCCGCCCCGGCGCCCGTCGCAGGCACCACGGCGGACAGCTGCGGCAGACGATCGGCGCCGATCTCGCCGAGCGGCTGCGCGAGCACACCCGTGAGCGCGGCCTCACCCCCTTCGCCACGCTCCTGGGGCTGTTCGCCGAACTCCTGCGCCGGCACAGCGGCCGCTCCCGGATGGTCATCGGCACCGCCGTCGGCAACCGGCCCCTGGGCTACGAGGACGCCGTCGGCATGTTCGTCAACACCATCCCCCTGCCGCTCGCCCTGGACGCCGCCGCCCCGGCCCAGGACACCATGGATGACGTCACCGACACCCTCATCCGCGCCCTGCCGCACCAGGACGTACCGGTCCAGGAGCTGACGCGGGCGCTCGGCCTGCATACCTCCGGCGCCGACAACCCGCTGTTCTCCGTCATGTTCAGCGCCCACGACGCTCCGCTGCCCGAGATCGACCTGCCGGGCCTGGACATCACCCTCTTCGAGGGGTTCAACACCGGCACCACCCGCTTCGACCTGGACGTGGTGCTGCTGCCGGACGACCGGCGCGGTGTCACCCCGCGCCACGGCGCGCCCGGAATGACGCTGGTGTGGGACTACGACGCCGACCTGTTCGGCGAGGACGTCGCCCGGCTGCTGTCCGGCCGCTTCCTCGACCTGCTGCGCGCCTACCTCGACACTCCCCAGGCCCCGCTGGCCGACCTCGCCCCGGCCGCGGTGGAGGCGGCCGCCGAGGCCGTGCCCGTCCCGGCCGGGCGCGATCTGCTGGATCCGGTGGCCGCCCACCACCCGTCGCTGCCCGCCCTGCTGTGCGGCGCGCGCCGTGTGACGTACGGCGAACTCGACGGGCGCGTCGCCTCGCTCGCCGAGCGGCTGCGCGCGGCGGGCATCACGCCGGGCCTGCCGGTGGCCGTCGTCCTGCCCCGGGGGGCCGACTCGGTCGTCGCCCTGCTGGCCTGTCTGCGCACCGGCGCCGTCTACTGCCCGCTGTCGCCCGCCGATCCGCCGGCCCGTATCGCCCTGTTGGTCGAGCGGCTCGCCCCGGCACTGGTCCTCATCGGCGAGGGCGGCCCGGCCCTCCCGGACTCCCTGCCCACCGCCCGGATCGACGCGCCGGTACTTCCCCGCGCCCACACCGCCGATGTCCTGCCCGCCACGACCTACGTCATCCACACCTCCGGCTCCACCGGGACGCCCAAGCCGGTCGCCGTCGGCCGCGCGGCGCTGGAGCACCATCTGACCGCGATGGCCGACCGGTTCGCCCTCTCCAGTGCCGACCGGGTCCTCATGTTCGCCCAGCCGTCCTTCGACGTGGCGCTGGAGGAGGTGCTGCCCACCCTGCACGCGGGGGCGTGCCTGGTGGTGCCCGAGCACGAGGTGCCCACCGGGCCGGAGCTCGCCGAGCTGCTCGCCGCCGCCCGGGTCACCGTCGCCAACCTGCCCACCAGCTACTTCCTCTCCACCCGCGAGGAGCTGCGGCCCGCGCTGCGCGACGAGAGCTGGGCCCCCAGGCTCCTGGTCCTGGGCGGCGAGCGCCTTCCCGCCGAGACCCTGCGCGGCATCCTCGCCGACACCGACGCCACCGTCCTCAACGCGTACGGCGTCACCGAGGCGGCCATCAGCTCCACCGTCCACGAGATATCCCGCGACGCCCTGACCGAAGGCGCCGAGATCCCCCTGGGCACCGAACTGCCGGGCGAGCGCGTCCACGTCCTGGACGCGTACCACCGCCCGCTGCCCGTCGGCGGGGTCGGTGAACTCGCCATCGCCGGGCCCGGCCTGGCCGAGGGCTACCCCGGCAACCCGGAGGTGACGGCTGCCCGGTTCATCGCCGTGGACGCGCTCGGCGGCCAACGCGTCTACCTCACCGGCGACCTCGGCTACCGCGGCCTGGACGGCCTGCTGTACTTCCTGGGGCGGCGCGACAACCAGGTCAAGCTGCGCGGTCACCGCATCGAGCTGGAAGAGATCGAGGCGGCGGCGTCCGCGGCGCTCGGCGGCCGCTCCTGCGCCGTCGTCCTGGACCGCGACAGCCCGGCCGCGCCCCGGCTCGTCGGCTTCTTCGAGGACGGCGCCGACCTCTCCGACGTCGACGAGAAGGCCCTGCACACCGAGTTGAGCCACCGTCTGCCCGGGCCTCTGGTACCCGCCCGGTGGGCGCGGCTCCAGACCATGCCGACCCTCGCCGGCGGCAAGCCGGATCGTACGGTCCTGGCCCGGCGCGCCGCCGCCCTCGACCCCGTGGCCCCGGCGGCGCCCGAGACCGAGACCGCATCCGGGCACGAGCAGGCTGCCGCCGTGCCGGACGATCCGATGACCGCGCTGCTCGTGAACGGCTGGCGTGAGGTTCTCGGCCACAGCCGCTTCGACACCGCCTCCCACTTCTTCCACATCGGGGGCCACTCGCTGCTGGCCGCCGAGCTCGCGGCCTGGCTGGAGCCCCACCTGGGCACGCGCCCGCCGCTGAAGGTGCTCTTCCGCAACCCCGTGCTCGCCGACCAGGCCGACGCCCTCGCCGCCACCGCCCCTGCCTCCACGGAGTCGTGA
- a CDS encoding non-ribosomal peptide synthetase — MPSITSQYLARYRRITAGDGSSALLPVTGAQRRFALVRSLDPAGRPDVVPMFFAFPHGTVDPARLQAAARRLAARHTALRSRPAVVRGTPVLHTGEPDIRVRRPAPEPGERPADTLRRALASWDPQAPPLRLFLARDDEHRTDDILAIALDHAVCDGRSLARIAEELGAAYAEDTAEPPAAPEETEAELAAYREAVLLQLAAEERADTPEAAAYWADRLRAVRTHAPLPRPERVPTGTLPSGSAEALLPAHDDGVPFPGLLDACRAAASALYGPDHVVPLGYPWGGRPTGAQPVVGCFLNTVVFPAATGHGPAPEATADAWWDDLDRADMPFDAVVAAARSAGPGWNGALDGLLTVDDDSRRPPLMLAGVQGREVHVDGRPVRGPFAVSVTQGAEIRLRMVWDRAVLDDATAHRAFDALTQALRPAARTAG; from the coding sequence GTGCCCAGCATCACGAGCCAGTACCTGGCCCGCTACCGGCGTATCACCGCCGGCGACGGGTCCAGCGCCCTGCTGCCCGTCACCGGGGCACAGCGCCGCTTCGCACTGGTGCGCTCGCTGGACCCGGCCGGGCGCCCCGACGTGGTGCCGATGTTCTTCGCCTTCCCGCACGGCACCGTCGACCCCGCTCGTCTGCAAGCGGCGGCCCGCCGGCTCGCCGCGCGGCACACCGCCCTGCGCTCGCGGCCCGCCGTCGTACGCGGGACTCCCGTCCTGCACACCGGAGAACCGGACATCCGCGTGCGGCGCCCGGCTCCCGAGCCGGGCGAGCGGCCCGCCGACACCCTGCGCCGCGCACTGGCCTCCTGGGATCCACAGGCCCCGCCCCTGCGGCTGTTCCTCGCCCGCGATGACGAACACCGCACCGACGACATCCTCGCCATCGCCCTGGACCACGCCGTCTGCGACGGCCGGTCGCTGGCGCGGATCGCCGAAGAACTCGGCGCCGCATACGCCGAGGACACCGCCGAGCCCCCTGCCGCGCCCGAGGAGACGGAGGCCGAACTCGCCGCCTACCGCGAGGCGGTTCTGCTCCAACTCGCCGCCGAGGAACGCGCGGACACGCCGGAGGCAGCCGCCTACTGGGCAGACCGGCTGCGCGCCGTGCGCACCCACGCCCCGCTGCCGCGTCCGGAACGCGTGCCCACGGGCACGCTTCCCAGCGGCTCGGCCGAGGCCCTGCTGCCCGCGCACGACGACGGCGTCCCCTTCCCGGGACTGCTCGACGCCTGCCGAGCCGCGGCGAGCGCGCTGTACGGACCGGATCACGTCGTTCCGCTCGGCTACCCGTGGGGCGGCCGCCCCACGGGTGCGCAGCCGGTCGTCGGCTGCTTCCTCAACACCGTCGTCTTCCCGGCCGCCACCGGCCACGGGCCCGCACCGGAGGCGACGGCCGACGCCTGGTGGGACGACCTCGACCGGGCCGACATGCCCTTCGACGCGGTCGTGGCCGCCGCGCGGTCCGCCGGCCCGGGCTGGAACGGCGCGCTGGACGGACTGCTGACCGTGGACGACGACAGCCGCCGACCGCCCCTGATGCTGGCCGGTGTCCAGGGCCGGGAGGTCCACGTCGACGGCAGACCGGTGCGCGGCCCCTTCGCCGTCTCCGTCACCCAGGGGGCGGAGATCCGCCTGCGGATGGTGTGGGACCGCGCGGTGCTCGACGACGCCACCGCGCACCGGGCGTTCGACGCGCTCACCCAGGCGCTGCGCCCGGCGGCGCGAACCGCGGGCTGA
- a CDS encoding MFS transporter, whose translation MSVTTGASTGSPIRRRDFRLLLAGAAAGQLGAQVTLVALPLVAVLELNASALQVGLLTAAETAAFLLVGLPAGALTDRMRKRPLMIRADLVRAVAMASIPAAALADALTMAQLYVVALITGVATVFFDVAHQSYLPQILPREELMAGNGALETVRSTAQVAGPGAGGGLVQLVGAHLAVLTDALGYVLSALVLLRIEQPEQPPQAPADASLRKDIGEGIRFVTGHPLLRVIALTTGLGNLCMAVLMATQTVHLVRVVGLEPGALGLVLSASAIGGLLGALCSGRLAARWGQARLILWSVLLSGPFAVLWPLSAHGALGAVLFATGSAGISFGAVVYNIAQVSFRQGLCPPRLLGRMNATLRFLMWGTLPLGALLGGALAQSFGPRTALACCAAGFLLVPLPLLFSPLRRMRDLPGPEGVSDSTPEIPLADTAADGDGQPAPTPSR comes from the coding sequence ATGTCCGTCACAACCGGAGCCTCCACGGGTAGCCCGATACGCCGACGCGACTTCCGGCTGCTGCTCGCGGGAGCGGCCGCCGGACAACTCGGCGCTCAGGTCACGCTGGTGGCCCTTCCCCTGGTAGCTGTCCTCGAACTCAACGCCTCCGCCCTACAAGTGGGCCTGCTCACCGCCGCGGAGACCGCCGCCTTCCTGCTCGTCGGGCTGCCCGCCGGGGCCCTCACCGACCGTATGCGCAAGCGCCCCCTGATGATCCGCGCGGACCTGGTGCGCGCTGTGGCGATGGCCAGCATCCCGGCCGCCGCGCTCGCCGACGCCCTGACGATGGCCCAGCTCTACGTCGTCGCGCTCATCACCGGAGTGGCGACCGTGTTCTTCGACGTCGCCCACCAGAGCTACCTGCCGCAGATCCTGCCGCGCGAGGAGCTCATGGCCGGCAACGGCGCGTTGGAGACGGTCCGTTCCACCGCGCAGGTGGCCGGGCCGGGGGCGGGAGGCGGGCTGGTCCAGCTCGTCGGAGCGCACCTCGCGGTCCTCACCGACGCCCTCGGCTACGTGCTGTCCGCCCTGGTCCTCCTGCGCATCGAGCAGCCGGAGCAACCGCCCCAGGCCCCCGCCGACGCCTCCCTGCGCAAGGACATCGGCGAAGGCATCCGCTTCGTCACCGGCCATCCACTGCTCCGTGTCATCGCCCTCACCACCGGCCTCGGCAACCTGTGCATGGCCGTCCTCATGGCAACCCAGACCGTGCATCTCGTACGCGTCGTCGGACTTGAGCCGGGCGCACTGGGACTGGTGCTGTCCGCGTCAGCCATCGGCGGGCTCCTGGGCGCCCTGTGCTCCGGGCGGCTCGCCGCCCGGTGGGGGCAGGCCCGGCTCATCCTGTGGTCCGTCCTCCTCAGCGGACCGTTCGCCGTGCTGTGGCCGCTGTCCGCGCACGGCGCCCTCGGCGCGGTCCTGTTCGCCACCGGATCGGCGGGCATCTCCTTCGGCGCCGTCGTCTACAACATCGCCCAGGTCAGCTTCCGCCAGGGACTGTGCCCGCCGCGGCTGCTCGGCCGGATGAACGCCACCTTGCGCTTCCTCATGTGGGGCACCCTGCCGCTCGGCGCGCTCCTCGGCGGCGCCCTCGCCCAGTCCTTCGGGCCGCGCACCGCACTCGCCTGCTGCGCCGCCGGTTTCCTCCTCGTACCGCTGCCGCTGCTGTTCTCCCCGCTGCGCCGCATGCGGGACCTGCCCGGACCCGAGGGCGTCTCCGACTCCACCCCCGAGATACCCCTGGCGGACACCGCCGCGGACGGCGACGGACAGCCCGCCCCCACCCCCTCCCGCTGA